A region of the Sporolituus thermophilus DSM 23256 genome:
TTTAAAGGTATCTGCCGGTAAGGTCACAGCCCAAACCAGACGAAAGGGAAATCAAGAAATCCATTATGCCTTGGTTAAATGTGCCAGTGCCCTAATTCAAAAGCACAATGAGCCACTCGGTCAGTGGGGTTACGGCATATATCGTCGCAATTTGAAAGGCGGTTGGAAAAAAGCCTGTTCGGCAGTAGCAAGACGATTAGCCGTGGCAATGTTTTATGTTCACAAACTTGGGGTTGACTTCTCTTACGAAAAATATAAGTTTTATGAGGTACCAAAGGTTGTATTAGTCCCGATTGAGCATATGTCCTTAGGCAGGTTCGAGAAGTATCTAAAGGAGAATGGGTTTTCTAATTCCCAAGATATTGCTGAGGCTTATTATAATGGCCAACTGGCTAACGCCAAAGGTATCGGTAGTCGCTGTTTAGAAGTTGTTCGTACTTGGCTAGACCAGAATAAACTAAATCAGAAAGGCAGTGAGTGAAAATGAATGAAGGTTTAAAAGGGTTGATGATTCGAGGAACAGTAACTGGCAGAACTAGGAGACTTGTTGGAAAGGACAAGACCAATACCGTTGTAACATATCGTATTAACGATGGAAGCAGTGATTATTTTGTTGATGAATGGAACCCTTCCGAATACTATACAGTTGGAGAAATCGTATGTTTACCAGTATACGTCAAGATTTACTCCCATAATTCCATTAACCGTTTGAACTACGTTGTTAAAACAAGCACTGCTAACATGATAGGCGAGGTTTTTTAGGGCTGTTCTTACAGCCCAATTTTTTATTCTGGTCCCATTTTGTTATTCTGGTGCTCTCTTGTGACGTTCCCGGCTATCCGGTGAACACCTCCTACTGGTATGCGGCGTGGCGTACTGTAACTACACTAACCAGCGGCTGAGGCAGGCACAGGAGCAGCTGGGGGCGTGTAGGGAGGCAAATGAAGAAAGCCGGAGAGCACTTAATTTGCTGATAGATAACATTCCCTGCGCGGTCGCTACTATTACCCCTCAGTATATCGTGCAGGATATTAACAACGAATTGGCACGCCTAACCGGCGTAAAGCGGGAAGAGGCATGCGGCAAAAAATGTTATGACGTGTTCGGTTTTGGCGAGATCTGCCCGGGCTGCCCGGTGCGCGGGGCGCAACTTACCGGGACGGTTTGCCGGAACGTTAAGCGGGGAATCAACCGGAAAGACCGGGAGATATGGATCGAACAGACGGCGATTCCCCTGCTGGACAGCGACGACACGGTGCGTCAGGTAGTAGAAATTATCTATGACATTACCGCTAAAGTGCAGCTGGAAGAGCAGAAAAACCGTCTGTTTATCGAGACGGTCACCGCGTTGGCGGAACTGATCGATAAGCGGGACAGCGCTACCGGCAAACATTCGCTACGGGTGCGCGACCTGGCCGTGGCGCTGGGCCGGGAAATGGGGCTGGCCGCCCGGGAACTTGACGAACTTGCGACGGCGGCGATACTGCATGACATCGGCAAGATCGGCATTCCGGAGAATATCCTTAACAAGCCGGGGCGTCTGACCGCGGAAGAATACGAAATAATTAAACGTCACCCCGTAATCGGTTATAATACGCTGAAAAATATCCATTTGCTACAAAATATTGCCCAGCATATTTTGCATCACCATGAACGTTATGACGGCAAAGGCTATCCGGCCGGGCTGCAGGGTGAACAAATTCCGCTGGCCTCCCGCATCATTTGTATTGCTGACGTCTACGAAGCGCTGACTGCCGACCGGGTATACCGGCCCCGCATGGACCTTAAGCAGGCGCTTCGGGTTATGTGGCAGGAAAAGGGGCGGATGTTTGACCCGGTAGCGTTGGACATTTTTTTCCGCATGCTGGCCCAAGAAGACCCGCGCGTCGGCGAAGCGCTACCAGAGATTGTCGGCCAGGCGGCAGCGGGACTTACCGAGGACAAACAGCAATAAATATGGGAACGGGTATTAACCGGCAGTAGGTGAACAGCCGCTTTTTTTTACAACGGCGTCGGCTGTAGCAGGAATAGGCCGCAAGCTGTCGTATTAAAATATTTCATATGTTACTATGATTTTTTGACTACTAGGGGGATTGGGCTATGGAACAAGGTACTTTTCGGGTAAAAGCCGGCCTGGCGGAAATGCTTAAGGGTGGCGTAATAATGGACGTAACAACGCCGGAACAGGCGAAAATTGCCGAGCAGGCAGGCGCTTGCGCCGTTATGGCCCTTGAGCGGGTACCGGCCGATATCCGGGCGGCCGGCGGGGTGGCGCGCATGGCTGACCCGACGGTTATTCTGCGCATCATGGATGCCGTAACCATCCCGGTTATGGCCAAGGCGAGAATCGGCCATTTCGTGGAGGCGCAAATCCTGGAGGCGCTGGGCGTCGACTATATCGATGAGAGTGAAGTGCTCACTCCCGCTGATGATAAGTTCCATATCAACAAGCATCAGTTCAAGGTGCCGTTCGTTTGCGGCGCGAAAAATCTGGGCGAGGCGCTGCGCCGCATCGGTGAAGGGGCGGCCATGATCCGCACCAAAGGCGAGCCGGGTACCGGCAATGTCGTCGAGGCCGTAAAGCATATGCGCCAGGTGATGAGCGAGATTCGCACGCTTGTCAATTTGCCTGATGACGAAGTGCCGGCGTTTGCCAAAAACATCGGCGCGCCGCTTGAACTGGTACTGGAAACGAAGAAGCTGGGCCGGCTGCCGGTCGTTAACTTTGCCGCCGGCGGTATTGCCACTCCGGCCGATGCCGCGCTAATGATGCAGCTTGGCTGCGACGGTATTTTCGTCGGTTCCGGCATCTTTAAATCCGGCGACCCGGTTAAACGCGCCAAAGCGATTGTGGCGGCGACCACCTATTACAATGATCCCCAGGTGCTGGCCGAGGTATCCAAGGATCTGGGCGAGCCCATGGTAGGCATTGAAATCTCCACGATCGCGCCCCATGAGCGCATGCAAGAGCGGGGCTGGTAAGCATGAAAGTCGGCGTACTTGCCCTGCAGGGCGCTTTCCGCGAACACCGCTGGATGCTGGAGCGGTGCGGGGTGGAAGCGGTGGAAATTCGCAAACCCCAAGAGCTTGATGATGTCGCCGGGCTTATCATCCCTGGCGGTGAGAGCACGACGATTGGCAAACTGATGATCGAGT
Encoded here:
- a CDS encoding HD domain-containing phosphohydrolase; the encoded protein is MAYCNYTNQRLRQAQEQLGACREANEESRRALNLLIDNIPCAVATITPQYIVQDINNELARLTGVKREEACGKKCYDVFGFGEICPGCPVRGAQLTGTVCRNVKRGINRKDREIWIEQTAIPLLDSDDTVRQVVEIIYDITAKVQLEEQKNRLFIETVTALAELIDKRDSATGKHSLRVRDLAVALGREMGLAARELDELATAAILHDIGKIGIPENILNKPGRLTAEEYEIIKRHPVIGYNTLKNIHLLQNIAQHILHHHERYDGKGYPAGLQGEQIPLASRIICIADVYEALTADRVYRPRMDLKQALRVMWQEKGRMFDPVALDIFFRMLAQEDPRVGEALPEIVGQAAAGLTEDKQQ
- the pdxS gene encoding pyridoxal 5'-phosphate synthase lyase subunit PdxS: MEQGTFRVKAGLAEMLKGGVIMDVTTPEQAKIAEQAGACAVMALERVPADIRAAGGVARMADPTVILRIMDAVTIPVMAKARIGHFVEAQILEALGVDYIDESEVLTPADDKFHINKHQFKVPFVCGAKNLGEALRRIGEGAAMIRTKGEPGTGNVVEAVKHMRQVMSEIRTLVNLPDDEVPAFAKNIGAPLELVLETKKLGRLPVVNFAAGGIATPADAALMMQLGCDGIFVGSGIFKSGDPVKRAKAIVAATTYYNDPQVLAEVSKDLGEPMVGIEISTIAPHERMQERGW